A region of Granulicella sibirica DNA encodes the following proteins:
- a CDS encoding chemotaxis protein CheA, with protein sequence MEYLRKEFIAESREGLDRMEECLTKLEQRHTDPELVDELFRIIHTLKGTTGFLGFTRLEALAHAGEHLFGALRGGHLDVTAQLVTLLLNLLDRIRKIVLLIEKTGAEGSRSDDRDDFLIETFRRLSQRALKASQDERARAGQSSAQSAPSDKDIFDPLSASSDRSEKTIRIDVDVLNRMMNLVSELVLTRNQILQSRPNARDFVSLGRRLDTVTSDLRETVMQARMQPLGNLFHIYPRMVRDLAKACERTVRIEFSGQEVCLDKSLLEAIKDPITHAVRNAVDHGIEPPGTRIRIGKPVVGVIRLRASQQAGSVLIEISDDGAGIPLDKVRDRAVDQKLLTPEQANAMTDRDILQMAFRPGFSTAESVTHVSGRGVGMDVVRSNVEKIGGSVELESHAGKGTILRLRVPLTLAIIPALVVLSAGQTFAIPQGSLVELVYISHAEACGTIQIIDGTGRFRIREHLAPIVRLDHLLDLEARASTQTEAFYLALLDVDGRRFALMLDDLVAPEEIVVKPLSPVLRELGVFSGAAILGDATLTLILDPHAIAARAGIDVSEPETAAPDPFHGVLLWSPPALIEANPVEVA encoded by the coding sequence GTGGAATATCTAAGGAAAGAGTTCATCGCGGAGAGCCGGGAAGGACTCGACCGCATGGAAGAGTGCCTGACGAAGCTGGAACAGCGTCACACCGATCCTGAACTCGTCGACGAGCTCTTCCGCATCATCCACACCCTCAAAGGAACCACAGGCTTCCTGGGCTTTACCCGCCTTGAGGCGCTCGCGCACGCTGGAGAGCATCTCTTCGGCGCCCTGCGCGGCGGACATCTCGACGTCACGGCGCAGCTCGTTACGCTCCTGCTGAACCTCCTCGACAGGATCAGAAAGATCGTCCTCCTCATTGAGAAGACCGGCGCGGAAGGCAGCCGCAGCGACGATCGCGACGACTTCCTCATCGAGACCTTTCGCAGGCTCTCTCAGCGCGCCTTGAAGGCGAGCCAGGACGAGCGGGCCAGAGCCGGTCAGTCCAGCGCCCAATCCGCTCCATCCGACAAGGACATCTTCGATCCGTTGAGTGCTTCATCCGATAGGTCGGAGAAGACCATCCGCATCGACGTGGACGTGCTCAACCGCATGATGAACCTCGTCAGCGAGCTTGTCCTGACCCGCAATCAGATCCTCCAAAGTCGTCCCAACGCACGGGACTTCGTCTCCCTCGGACGTCGCCTCGACACCGTCACTTCGGACCTCCGCGAGACGGTCATGCAGGCTCGCATGCAGCCTCTCGGCAACCTCTTCCACATCTACCCCAGAATGGTTCGGGACCTCGCGAAGGCCTGCGAACGCACCGTGCGGATCGAGTTCTCCGGACAGGAAGTCTGCCTCGACAAGAGCCTCCTCGAAGCGATCAAGGATCCCATCACCCACGCCGTCCGCAATGCCGTCGATCACGGCATCGAGCCTCCCGGAACACGCATCCGCATCGGCAAACCCGTCGTCGGCGTCATCCGCCTGCGCGCCTCGCAGCAAGCCGGATCGGTGCTCATCGAGATCTCGGACGACGGAGCCGGAATCCCACTCGACAAGGTCCGGGACAGGGCCGTAGACCAAAAGCTCCTCACCCCGGAGCAGGCGAACGCCATGACCGACCGCGACATTCTGCAGATGGCCTTCCGCCCCGGCTTTTCCACCGCCGAATCCGTCACCCACGTCTCCGGCCGCGGAGTCGGCATGGACGTCGTCCGCTCAAACGTGGAGAAAATCGGTGGCAGCGTCGAACTCGAGTCGCACGCAGGCAAGGGAACCATCCTGCGCCTCCGAGTTCCGCTCACCCTCGCCATTATCCCTGCGCTCGTGGTCCTGAGCGCAGGCCAGACCTTCGCTATCCCGCAGGGATCGCTCGTCGAGCTCGTCTATATCTCCCACGCGGAGGCCTGCGGCACCATCCAAATCATCGACGGCACCGGGCGCTTCCGCATTCGCGAACATCTCGCCCCCATCGTCCGGCTCGACCACCTCCTCGATCTTGAAGCACGCGCATCGACGCAGACCGAAGCCTTCTACCTCGCGCTTCTCGACGTCGACGGCCGCCGCTTCGCCTTGATGCTCGACGACCTCGTCGCCCCGGAAGAGATCGTCGTAAAACCCCTCTCTCCGGTGCTCCGCGAGCTTGGAGTCTTCTCCGGCGCGGCGATCCTCGGAGATGCAACCCTCACCCTGATCCTCGACCCACACGCCATCGCCGCGCGAGCCGGCATCGACGTCAGCGAACCGGAGACTGCCGCGCCTGACCCATTCCACGGTGTCTTGCTCTGGTCACCGCCGGCACTCATCGAAGCAAATCCTGTGGAGGTCGCATGA
- a CDS encoding response regulator, which produces MRALIVDDSSFVRDHLKQLLETMNVGCEEAVDGRDALYVLERAEPFDFMLCDVNMPVMSGLECVKALREAGLHPPMRVMMVTTETDYAFIEQALAYGADEFLMKPFTTESLREKLLLLGIHQTH; this is translated from the coding sequence ATGCGCGCACTAATCGTCGACGACTCCTCCTTCGTTCGCGACCACCTGAAGCAGCTTCTCGAGACCATGAACGTTGGCTGCGAAGAGGCAGTGGACGGCCGCGACGCGCTCTACGTCCTGGAGCGCGCCGAGCCCTTCGACTTTATGCTCTGCGATGTCAACATGCCCGTGATGAGCGGGCTTGAGTGCGTCAAGGCTCTCCGTGAGGCCGGCCTGCATCCACCGATGCGCGTCATGATGGTGACCACCGAAACCGACTACGCCTTCATCGAACAGGCGCTCGCCTACGGAGCCGACGAGTTCCTCATGAAGCCTTTCACCACCGAGAGCCTCCGCGAGAAGCTTCTCCTGCTTGGAATCCATCAGACTCACTGA
- a CDS encoding purine-nucleoside phosphorylase yields MTGMYEKAQLAVASIRVRTPLAPTLGIILGSGLGNFASQVENAAIIPYSEIPHFPQSTVVGHSGKLVLGHIGGVSVAVMQGRVHAYEGYPMSEVTFPTRVLSLLGCKTLIVTNAAGGIRTDLPQGGLVAISDHINLTGTNAALGPNEPRFAVTPNAGQRFFDMSGAYSPKLRALAHAEAAKQGIALPEGVYLAVLGPSYETPAEIRAFRTLGADLVGMSTVHEVIIARHMGLEVLGISLVTNMAAGVLDQAINHEEVMETGQRVEAQFTSLLTALIPQIAASA; encoded by the coding sequence ATGACAGGTATGTACGAGAAGGCACAACTCGCGGTCGCCAGCATTCGGGTCCGCACCCCTCTTGCGCCAACCCTCGGCATTATCCTCGGCTCTGGCCTCGGCAACTTCGCCAGCCAGGTCGAGAACGCTGCCATCATCCCTTACTCTGAAATCCCCCACTTTCCCCAGTCGACTGTCGTAGGCCACTCCGGCAAGCTCGTTCTCGGCCACATCGGCGGAGTCTCGGTAGCGGTCATGCAGGGCCGCGTCCACGCTTACGAGGGATACCCGATGTCCGAGGTGACCTTCCCCACCCGTGTACTCAGTCTCCTCGGCTGCAAGACCCTCATCGTCACCAACGCGGCAGGAGGCATCCGTACCGATCTCCCCCAGGGCGGCCTCGTCGCAATCTCCGACCACATCAACCTCACCGGGACCAATGCCGCTCTCGGCCCGAACGAACCCCGCTTCGCGGTCACGCCAAACGCCGGCCAGCGCTTCTTCGATATGAGCGGAGCCTACTCGCCCAAACTCCGCGCCCTCGCTCACGCCGAAGCCGCGAAGCAGGGAATCGCCCTTCCCGAAGGCGTTTACCTCGCCGTACTAGGACCGTCGTACGAAACCCCCGCCGAGATCCGTGCCTTCCGTACCCTCGGCGCCGATCTCGTCGGCATGTCTACCGTCCACGAGGTCATCATCGCCCGCCACATGGGTCTTGAAGTCCTCGGCATCTCGCTCGTCACCAACATGGCCGCCGGGGTCCTCGACCAGGCGATCAACCACGAAGAGGTCATGGAGACCGGCCAGCGCGTCGAGGCCCAGTTCACCTCGCTCCTCACCGCCCTCATCCCTCAAATCGCGGCGAGCGCATAG
- a CDS encoding chemotaxis protein CheW, with product MNGEEPETPEEVSLFSISIGEDLFAIETAKVREVVEHPQMRRVPLAPSHIVGVMPYRGEILSAVSFRALLGYSETRPTGCIIVLEDEQTCELWGLSVDAARGVLTAQTSTLQPNRDARNGLFDGTYETSSGPIIRLDPNRLKPASRGDSPCAH from the coding sequence ATGAACGGCGAAGAACCGGAGACCCCCGAAGAGGTATCGCTCTTCTCGATCAGCATCGGAGAAGACCTGTTCGCCATCGAGACCGCGAAGGTACGCGAGGTCGTCGAACATCCACAGATGCGAAGAGTTCCTCTCGCACCGAGCCACATCGTGGGTGTGATGCCCTACCGTGGCGAGATCCTCTCCGCCGTCAGCTTCCGCGCTCTCCTCGGCTACAGCGAGACTCGACCAACCGGATGCATCATCGTGCTCGAAGACGAGCAAACCTGCGAACTGTGGGGCCTCTCGGTGGACGCGGCCCGAGGCGTGCTCACCGCGCAAACCAGCACGCTCCAGCCAAACCGCGACGCCCGCAATGGCCTCTTCGACGGAACGTACGAGACGTCATCCGGCCCGATCATCCGCCTCGATCCCAACCGCCTCAAGCCGGCGAGCCGTGGAGACAGCCCATGCGCGCACTAA
- the udk gene encoding uridine kinase, whose translation MPDPTQLSLPTRPVILGIAGCSGSGKTTLARELTSQLDATLLPLDFYYQDLSHLAPADRAAFNVDHPDSIEHDLLVEHVKTLASGKPIDRPVYDFATHTRVPNQFERIEPTRVLIVEGILALHYESLRALYDLSIFVNAPHDLCLTRRIHRDLRERGRTEQSVRDQFDATVRPMADLFVLPSGAHATLTVEGTQALDWSVEQALRRLHELKLIP comes from the coding sequence ATGCCCGACCCCACCCAGCTCTCTCTCCCAACCCGGCCCGTGATTTTAGGAATAGCCGGCTGCTCCGGCTCCGGAAAAACCACCCTCGCCCGCGAGCTCACCAGCCAACTCGACGCCACGCTTCTTCCCCTCGACTTCTATTACCAAGACCTTTCCCACCTTGCCCCCGCCGACCGCGCCGCCTTCAACGTCGATCATCCCGACTCGATCGAGCACGATCTTCTCGTCGAGCACGTCAAAACCCTCGCCAGCGGCAAGCCCATCGACCGCCCCGTCTACGACTTCGCTACCCACACCCGCGTTCCAAATCAATTCGAGCGCATCGAGCCAACCCGCGTCCTCATCGTCGAAGGGATTCTCGCCCTCCACTACGAATCGCTCCGTGCACTCTACGACCTCAGCATCTTCGTCAACGCCCCGCACGATCTCTGCCTCACCCGCCGCATCCACCGCGACCTCCGCGAGCGCGGACGCACTGAGCAGTCCGTCCGCGATCAGTTCGACGCCACCGTCCGCCCCATGGCCGATCTCTTCGTCCTCCCCTCGGGAGCCCACGCCACCCTCACCGTCGAAGGCACGCAGGCGCTGGACTGGTCTGTCGAACAGGCTCTTCGCAGGCTGCATGAGCTCAAGTTGATTCCCTGA